The proteins below are encoded in one region of Pelagibacterium flavum:
- a CDS encoding ABC transporter permease, whose product MTAMWGQLVGVYAIWLREVKRSLRDKGQLIGGVSRPLLWVLILGIGLNPYFRGEVYGEVRFVVPYTYLQFIFPAVIVLNILYTSIQSAVSLIWDREFGFLREVLVSPMSRNMILLGKVLGGATTAVIHGCMVLVVARFVGVTLTWETIFAAIGLMFALAFGLTAFGIVIANYVRGFESFGVFSNAVILPLYFTASSVFPLDPALTRAQTLVTYPEWLVIIVEHNPLTYAVDAMRGILIKFNQFDPALGFQVVGIMAVGLFLLAMWEFRKV is encoded by the coding sequence ATGACCGCCATGTGGGGACAATTGGTCGGCGTCTATGCCATCTGGCTGCGCGAGGTCAAACGCTCGCTGCGCGACAAGGGACAACTGATCGGCGGCGTCAGTCGGCCCCTGCTGTGGGTGCTGATCCTGGGCATCGGTCTCAACCCCTATTTCCGGGGCGAAGTGTATGGCGAAGTGCGGTTCGTGGTGCCCTACACCTATCTCCAGTTCATCTTCCCCGCCGTCATCGTCCTCAACATTCTTTACACCTCCATCCAGTCTGCGGTCTCGCTGATCTGGGACCGCGAGTTCGGGTTTTTGCGCGAGGTTCTGGTCTCACCCATGTCACGCAACATGATCCTTCTGGGCAAGGTCCTGGGCGGCGCCACGACCGCCGTCATCCATGGCTGCATGGTGCTGGTCGTCGCGCGCTTCGTCGGCGTCACCCTGACCTGGGAGACGATCTTTGCAGCTATCGGGCTGATGTTCGCCCTGGCGTTCGGGTTGACCGCCTTCGGCATCGTCATTGCCAATTACGTGCGTGGGTTCGAGAGCTTCGGGGTATTCTCCAATGCCGTGATCCTGCCGCTCTATTTCACCGCCAGTTCCGTCTTCCCGCTCGATCCGGCACTGACCCGCGCCCAGACGCTGGTGACCTACCCCGAATGGCTGGTCATCATCGTCGAGCACAACCCCCTGACCTATGCCGTCGATGCGATGCGCGGCATCCTGATCAAGTTCAATCAGTTCGATCCAGCTCTCGGTTTTCAGGTGGTTGGCATCATGGCCGTCGGCCTGTTCCTTCTGGCCATGTGGGAATTCCGGAAAGTCTGA
- a CDS encoding ABC transporter ATP-binding protein, whose product MAPKPQASKTLLTFADVHKRFVQPDGSVNTAIDGVSLDIAEREFVALIGPSGCGKTTILRLANGLIVPDAGSIRIDGRPPEPGPDMGFVFQAFRLIPWANAQANIEFALESLDLSRAERAERARHYLDLVGLSRSAKAYPAQLSGGMKQRVALARALAGEPRVLLMDEPFASLDAQTRELMQGELLSIWRRLTPTVVFVTHSVDEALVLADTIVVMGAGTVLETIRVDLPRPRLTVEMRADPRFLEQRSYLWNRIRDLVLTDPASEFFGRNLNE is encoded by the coding sequence GTGGCACCAAAGCCGCAGGCGTCAAAGACCCTGCTCACATTCGCAGATGTCCACAAACGCTTCGTCCAGCCGGACGGGTCGGTCAACACGGCGATCGATGGCGTTTCGCTCGACATCGCCGAACGCGAATTTGTTGCCCTGATCGGCCCCTCGGGATGCGGAAAGACCACAATCCTGCGGCTGGCCAACGGCCTGATCGTTCCCGATGCCGGATCGATCCGGATCGATGGTCGGCCGCCCGAACCTGGACCCGATATGGGCTTTGTCTTTCAGGCCTTCCGCCTGATCCCATGGGCCAATGCGCAGGCCAATATCGAATTCGCTTTGGAAAGCCTCGACCTCTCCAGGGCCGAGCGCGCCGAACGGGCCCGGCATTATCTCGATCTCGTCGGGTTGTCGCGCTCGGCCAAGGCCTATCCGGCCCAGCTTTCGGGCGGCATGAAGCAGCGCGTGGCCCTGGCGCGCGCGCTGGCGGGAGAACCGCGCGTGCTCCTGATGGACGAACCCTTCGCAAGCCTCGACGCGCAAACGCGCGAACTGATGCAGGGCGAATTGCTCTCCATCTGGCGGCGGCTCACCCCCACCGTCGTTTTTGTCACCCACAGCGTCGATGAGGCGCTCGTGCTGGCCGATACCATCGTGGTGATGGGCGCCGGAACGGTGCTCGAAACCATCAGGGTCGATCTGCCGCGACCACGGCTCACCGTCGAAATGCGCGCTGATCCGCGGTTCCTCGAACAGAGGTCCTATTTGTGGAACCGTATCCGCGACCTTGTGCTCACCGACCCCGCCTCTGAATTCTTCGGCCGTAATCTCAACGAATAG
- a CDS encoding ABC transporter substrate-binding protein, with product MTTKSMMLALAGSVASLALMTGAGLAQSSEPFRLILTHLEPPLVPNSVMDLAAELGYFEAEGVDVELVRVQQTPSAIAALQSGEGEMANIGVDALLQVIHNGATDFRAVTSPNKSLPFLIASKDDIATPADLAGRSFGVGRVGSLDHSLSTLVLSSQGVSIDDSEIVSLGQPDIRAQALLAGQVDATTMSIGVWSELPDTQGLHVLIDQDAYYEGAPVINKVNAVTGEVLTERREDVEAVIRALTRLSRDFAENPQMWVDAMMEVRPDVSPEVLEMLAQSFVGSWSVNGGMSVEELSFTSDWLYETEDFTDFEPLALEDWVDFGPVDAVLAELGTDDTMDPADR from the coding sequence ATGACCACCAAATCAATGATGCTGGCTCTGGCCGGATCGGTCGCGAGCCTGGCCCTGATGACCGGCGCCGGGCTGGCGCAATCGAGCGAGCCCTTCCGCCTGATCCTGACCCACCTCGAGCCGCCGCTTGTTCCCAATTCCGTAATGGATCTGGCCGCAGAGCTGGGCTATTTCGAAGCCGAAGGCGTCGATGTCGAACTCGTTCGCGTTCAGCAGACCCCCTCGGCCATCGCCGCGCTGCAATCGGGCGAGGGCGAAATGGCCAATATCGGTGTCGATGCGCTTTTGCAGGTGATCCACAATGGCGCTACCGATTTCCGCGCGGTGACCTCGCCCAACAAATCGTTGCCGTTCCTCATCGCCTCCAAGGACGATATCGCAACGCCTGCCGATCTTGCCGGCCGCAGCTTTGGTGTTGGACGGGTGGGAAGTCTCGACCACTCGCTTTCGACATTGGTGCTGTCGAGCCAGGGCGTTTCAATCGATGATTCCGAAATCGTCTCGCTCGGCCAGCCCGATATCCGCGCCCAGGCGCTCCTGGCCGGGCAGGTCGATGCCACGACCATGTCGATCGGCGTGTGGAGCGAACTGCCCGACACTCAGGGTCTGCATGTTCTGATCGATCAGGACGCCTATTATGAGGGCGCGCCTGTGATCAACAAGGTCAATGCCGTCACCGGCGAGGTTCTGACCGAGCGGCGCGAGGACGTTGAAGCTGTGATCCGGGCTCTGACCAGGCTCTCGCGCGACTTCGCAGAAAACCCCCAGATGTGGGTCGACGCGATGATGGAGGTTCGCCCCGACGTCAGCCCCGAAGTGCTCGAGATGCTTGCGCAGTCCTTTGTTGGCAGCTGGAGCGTCAATGGCGGCATGAGCGTTGAGGAACTGAGCTTTACCAGCGACTGGCTGTATGAGACCGAAGACTTCACCGATTTCGAGCCTCTGGCGCTCGAAGACTGGGTCGATTTCGGGCCTGTTGATGCCGTTCTGGCCGAATTGGGCACTGACGATACCATGGACCCCGCCGATCGATGA
- a CDS encoding ABC transporter permease yields the protein MSQPPPKDMAIQPGEDPGPWLVAATRIGFLAMLIVLWWIASVNVARNIIPSPWATLQAAGGLLQEGRLQTAFVDSLSVYLSGYGLAILCAIPLGVAMGAFNLLGRTLEIYVYALSATPRVAFIPLIIVLLGLGSEAKVFIVFLGAVMPILINTYAGVRQSDPELVEMARSVGAGRLRIFTRIVLPGAVPYVIVGLRLGATIGLINTVVAELYTAVRGLGGLLAIYGNTFRMAEYFVIVLSLAAIGVVVTEGLRFVELRLARWRR from the coding sequence ATGAGCCAGCCCCCGCCCAAAGACATGGCCATTCAACCGGGCGAAGACCCGGGCCCATGGCTGGTTGCGGCAACCCGGATCGGGTTTCTCGCCATGCTGATCGTTCTGTGGTGGATCGCGTCGGTCAATGTGGCGCGCAACATCATCCCCTCGCCCTGGGCAACGCTGCAGGCGGCAGGCGGGCTGCTGCAGGAGGGGCGCCTGCAGACCGCTTTTGTCGATTCCCTGTCGGTCTATCTTTCGGGCTATGGCCTTGCGATCCTGTGTGCCATCCCGCTCGGGGTCGCCATGGGCGCGTTCAACCTGCTTGGCCGGACGCTCGAGATCTATGTCTATGCGCTTTCGGCCACCCCCCGCGTCGCGTTCATTCCCCTTATCATCGTACTGCTCGGACTGGGCTCGGAAGCCAAGGTGTTCATCGTCTTTCTTGGCGCCGTAATGCCCATTCTGATCAACACCTATGCCGGCGTGCGCCAGTCCGATCCCGAGCTTGTCGAAATGGCCCGCTCGGTCGGCGCTGGGCGACTTCGGATCTTTACCCGTATCGTGCTACCCGGCGCCGTGCCTTATGTCATTGTCGGCCTGCGCCTTGGCGCTACGATCGGTCTCATCAATACCGTGGTCGCCGAGCTTTATACCGCCGTGCGTGGTCTGGGCGGGCTTCTGGCCATCTATGGCAACACGTTCAGGATGGCGGAGTACTTCGTCATCGTCCTTTCGCTCGCAGCCATCGGGGTCGTCGTGACCGAGGGGCTGCGTTTCGTCGAACTGCGCCTTGCCAGATGGCGGCGCTAA
- a CDS encoding ABC transporter ATP-binding protein, whose product MNDGSAGTPAILVESVSKRFGRVLALDDVSLSVRQGETFALLGPNGAGKSSLIDILCTISRPDGGRAEITGIDVVRHPLQARKRLGVVFQEATLDTRLSVYENLNFHGMVYQMNRADRRRRIDEMLALVELSDWRDAVVRTLSSGMRRRLEIARGLMHEPRILFLDEPTIGLDTQSRAKIWSYLEQLRASQNLSIIVTTHYIEEVDTCDTICIIDHGRILVTGTPETLKAAHGTSLFRVTPRTPDAHAALVARYPGTVEGAEGQLLIRAEDAGSADALLAEFGTRLRQVSVDQPSLESVFLSLTGRDLREAPPAVGKTRGHP is encoded by the coding sequence ATGAACGATGGCTCCGCCGGCACGCCCGCGATTTTGGTTGAAAGCGTATCCAAGCGCTTTGGTCGTGTTCTGGCGCTTGATGATGTGTCTTTGTCGGTGCGGCAGGGCGAGACATTTGCCTTGCTTGGCCCCAATGGTGCGGGAAAGTCGAGCCTGATCGATATTTTGTGCACGATCAGCAGGCCCGATGGCGGACGGGCCGAGATAACCGGTATCGATGTCGTCAGGCACCCCTTGCAGGCCCGCAAGCGGTTGGGTGTTGTGTTCCAGGAGGCAACGCTGGATACGCGCCTTTCGGTTTATGAGAACCTTAATTTCCACGGCATGGTCTATCAGATGAACCGGGCTGACCGGCGCCGGCGCATCGATGAGATGCTTGCGCTGGTTGAACTTTCCGACTGGCGCGATGCGGTGGTGAGAACCCTCTCTTCGGGTATGCGGCGACGCCTCGAGATCGCACGCGGCCTGATGCACGAGCCCAGAATATTGTTTCTCGATGAGCCCACCATCGGTCTCGACACACAGTCGCGTGCCAAGATCTGGTCCTATCTCGAACAGCTGCGGGCCAGCCAGAATCTCTCCATCATCGTGACAACCCACTATATCGAGGAGGTCGATACCTGCGATACGATCTGCATCATCGATCATGGCAGGATTTTGGTGACCGGCACGCCGGAAACGCTCAAGGCAGCGCATGGCACGAGCCTGTTTCGCGTGACGCCCCGCACGCCTGACGCCCATGCAGCTCTTGTCGCGCGATATCCCGGCACCGTGGAAGGGGCCGAAGGTCAGTTGCTGATCAGGGCAGAAGACGCCGGCAGCGCCGATGCTCTGCTGGCCGAATTCGGAACCCGATTGCGCCAGGTCTCGGTCGATCAGCCGAGCCTTGAAAGCGTGTTCCTGTCACTCACCGGTCGCGACCTGCGCGAGGCGCCGCCTGCCGTCGGCAAGACGCGGGGGCACCCATGA
- a CDS encoding zinc metalloprotease, with the protein MFDLSFLQILTRAIAAIIVMTFMGFCATGFARVLGDRGVVYDGKLTLNPFVHCDLFGLLAGIVGRVCWVRPIAIDPVENRMGRATPVVVALLTFAALFVFSRVVLLSLPLVAVHWPISSAALADATIRMTSSMAVWTLVINLVPVPPLLGGYLLLSLTPRTHKWLAKRHLYVSIALAALIVATHRSLSETPFGALVNFLGGP; encoded by the coding sequence GTGTTCGATCTGAGTTTTCTGCAGATTCTGACGCGCGCCATTGCAGCCATCATTGTCATGACTTTTATGGGTTTTTGCGCTACGGGTTTTGCGCGCGTTCTGGGTGACCGGGGCGTAGTCTATGACGGCAAGCTCACGCTCAATCCTTTCGTTCACTGCGATCTCTTCGGTCTGTTGGCCGGAATTGTCGGAAGGGTGTGTTGGGTGCGACCGATTGCCATTGATCCAGTCGAAAACAGGATGGGACGTGCCACCCCGGTCGTGGTGGCGCTGCTGACCTTTGCGGCGCTGTTTGTCTTCAGTCGCGTTGTATTGTTGTCGCTGCCGTTGGTGGCGGTCCACTGGCCGATCAGCAGTGCCGCGTTGGCCGACGCAACAATCAGGATGACGTCCAGCATGGCGGTCTGGACATTGGTCATTAACCTTGTTCCCGTTCCGCCATTGCTGGGGGGCTACCTGCTGCTTTCGCTCACCCCGCGCACTCATAAATGGCTCGCAAAGCGCCACCTCTATGTGTCCATCGCGCTGGCCGCTCTCATCGTCGCGACCCATCGTAGCCTTTCCGAAACGCCTTTCGGTGCATTGGTCAATTTTCTTGGGGGGCCATAA
- a CDS encoding endonuclease/exonuclease/phosphatase family protein yields the protein MISVASYNIRKSVGTDWRRDPGRILDIISEIGADIIALQEVDRRFGSRAASLSPEMVADRTDYFAISFGVREQSLGWHGNTILYRQGIEVLDTKTLTLPALEPRGAVLGDFQVGKERLRVIGLHLGLVDLWRRRQAQSVLNQLDILDETLPTVIMGDLNQWTTEGGCLAHFAENHQVVAPGPSFHSSRPVLNFDRIITTMDIDVAASGVHMSDLARKGSDHLPVWARIRINAEAREIAQSA from the coding sequence ATGATTTCTGTTGCTTCCTACAACATCCGCAAAAGTGTGGGCACCGACTGGCGGCGCGATCCGGGCCGCATTCTCGATATTATTTCCGAAATCGGTGCCGATATCATTGCTCTTCAGGAAGTCGACAGGCGGTTCGGAAGCCGCGCCGCGTCGCTTTCGCCGGAAATGGTTGCCGATCGGACCGACTATTTCGCCATCAGTTTCGGGGTGCGCGAGCAGAGCCTTGGCTGGCACGGCAATACAATCCTCTATCGTCAGGGCATCGAGGTGCTCGACACCAAAACCCTGACCTTGCCCGCGCTCGAGCCGCGCGGAGCGGTGCTTGGCGATTTCCAGGTCGGCAAAGAGCGATTGCGTGTCATCGGGTTGCATCTGGGACTTGTTGATCTCTGGCGACGCCGGCAGGCGCAATCGGTGCTCAACCAGCTCGATATTCTCGATGAGACACTGCCGACGGTCATCATGGGTGATCTCAATCAGTGGACGACGGAAGGTGGGTGCCTCGCCCATTTTGCCGAAAATCATCAGGTGGTCGCGCCGGGTCCGAGCTTTCATTCGTCACGCCCTGTGCTCAATTTCGACCGCATCATCACGACGATGGACATCGATGTGGCCGCTTCGGGTGTTCACATGTCTGATCTGGCCCGCAAGGGATCGGACCATCTTCCGGTCTGGGCGCGGATCAGGATAAATGCCGAGGCGCGCGAGATTGCGCAATCGGCCTGA
- a CDS encoding ABC-F family ATP-binding cassette domain-containing protein, whose product MAAPLLALQSIRLVMGSTPLLEGADLSVAPGEKIALVGRNGSGKSTLLKIAAGTIEPDGGERFFQPGATVRYLPQEPDLSGFETTLAYVEGGLEGADDNYRAQYLLEQLGLTGKENPASLSGGEARRAALARVLAPEPDILLLDEPTNHLDLPVIEWLEDELKSLRSALVLISHDRRFLSDLTRSTVWIDRGQTRRIDQGFGAFEAWRDDFLEQEEKEQHKLARKIAAEEHWVRYGVTARRKRNVRRMDLLGGLRQQVKDYRGPQGTVKMTVAEGRSSGAMVVEAENIRKAFGERVVVDDFSTRVMRGSRVGIVGPNGAGKTTLIRMLTGELEPDSGTVRLGTRLELAVLDQRRASLDPDATLKDVLTGGGSDTLTINGQPKHVIGYMKEFLFIPEQARTVVGKLSGGERNRVTLARALALPSNVLVLDEPTNDLDLETLDLLEEMIADYQGTVIVVSHDRDFLDKVATSIIVAEGDGSWNEYAGGYADMVVQRGAGVSARRVEKTPASPKNKPAPAAPPPQQKRKLSFKDKHALETLPKEMDGVRAKMASLQTTLDDPGLYNRDPSTFDKVTADLAIAQQKLAEMEDRWLELEMLREEIEG is encoded by the coding sequence ATGGCCGCGCCACTTCTCGCCCTGCAATCGATCCGCCTCGTCATGGGGTCGACGCCCCTGCTGGAAGGGGCCGACCTCTCGGTTGCGCCCGGGGAAAAGATTGCGTTGGTCGGCCGCAATGGATCGGGCAAGTCGACCCTGCTCAAGATTGCCGCTGGCACCATCGAACCAGACGGCGGCGAGCGGTTTTTCCAGCCCGGTGCCACCGTGCGCTATCTCCCTCAGGAACCTGATTTATCAGGCTTTGAAACCACACTTGCCTATGTCGAAGGTGGTTTGGAAGGAGCTGACGACAATTACAGGGCGCAGTACCTGCTTGAACAGCTGGGGCTGACGGGCAAGGAGAACCCCGCCTCGCTTTCAGGCGGGGAGGCGCGCCGCGCGGCGCTGGCTCGCGTATTGGCGCCTGAACCCGACATCCTGCTTTTGGACGAGCCGACGAACCATCTGGACCTGCCGGTCATCGAATGGCTCGAAGATGAGCTCAAATCGCTGCGGTCCGCCCTCGTCCTCATTAGCCACGATCGCCGATTTCTGTCCGATCTGACGCGCAGCACGGTGTGGATCGACAGGGGCCAGACCCGCCGCATCGATCAGGGCTTTGGAGCATTTGAGGCCTGGCGCGACGATTTCCTCGAGCAGGAAGAAAAGGAACAGCACAAGCTGGCGCGCAAGATAGCCGCCGAAGAGCACTGGGTGCGCTACGGCGTTACCGCGCGCCGCAAGCGTAATGTGCGGCGTATGGACCTGCTGGGGGGATTGCGCCAGCAGGTCAAGGATTATCGGGGCCCGCAGGGCACGGTAAAAATGACGGTGGCCGAGGGCCGCAGTTCGGGTGCAATGGTCGTCGAAGCCGAGAATATCCGCAAGGCGTTTGGCGAGCGCGTGGTTGTCGACGATTTTTCGACGCGCGTCATGCGCGGCAGCCGGGTCGGCATCGTCGGCCCCAATGGCGCGGGCAAGACCACGTTGATCCGTATGTTGACGGGCGAACTCGAACCCGACAGCGGCACCGTGCGGCTCGGAACGCGACTCGAACTGGCGGTGCTCGACCAGCGCCGCGCTTCGCTCGATCCCGACGCCACGCTCAAGGATGTGCTGACCGGCGGCGGCAGTGATACGCTCACCATCAATGGCCAGCCCAAGCACGTGATCGGCTATATGAAGGAATTCCTGTTCATCCCCGAGCAGGCCCGAACAGTGGTGGGCAAACTCTCGGGCGGGGAGCGCAACAGGGTTACTTTGGCGCGGGCTTTGGCGCTCCCATCGAACGTTCTGGTGCTGGACGAGCCGACCAACGATCTCGATCTCGAAACCCTCGACCTGCTCGAGGAAATGATTGCCGACTATCAAGGCACCGTCATCGTCGTCAGCCACGACCGAGACTTTCTGGACAAGGTCGCGACTTCGATCATCGTCGCTGAAGGCGACGGGAGCTGGAACGAATACGCCGGCGGCTACGCGGATATGGTTGTCCAGCGCGGGGCAGGGGTTTCGGCCCGCCGGGTCGAAAAAACGCCGGCCAGCCCCAAGAACAAGCCGGCTCCCGCCGCGCCGCCGCCGCAACAAAAGCGCAAACTGTCATTCAAGGACAAGCACGCCCTCGAGACGCTGCCAAAAGAAATGGACGGCGTGCGTGCCAAAATGGCCTCGCTCCAGACCACGCTTGACGATCCCGGCCTTTACAATCGTGACCCGAGCACCTTCGACAAGGTCACCGCCGATCTCGCCATCGCGCAGCAAAAACTGGCCGAGATGGAAGATCGGTGGCTGGAGCTGGAAATGCTTCGCGAGGAGATCGAAGGCTGA
- a CDS encoding L,D-transpeptidase: MSTPAPELPATPQFDPFYANVYRGVQDGEFYVPAVDLRFVDSAYYRRVVPDPTGERPGTIYVDTANYYLYLVQEDGQAMRYGVGLGREGFGWSGRGTIEFKRRWPTWTPPAAMIERQPELEEWRNGQPGGLDNPLGARALYIFQNGRDTLYRIHGTPEPWTIGTNVSSGCVRLMNQDIMDLYSRVSTGNTLIVA; this comes from the coding sequence ATGAGCACGCCCGCGCCAGAGCTGCCCGCTACTCCGCAATTCGACCCGTTTTACGCCAATGTGTATCGCGGCGTGCAGGATGGCGAGTTCTACGTGCCGGCAGTCGATCTGCGCTTTGTCGATTCTGCCTATTACCGCCGGGTCGTTCCAGACCCCACGGGTGAACGCCCGGGTACGATTTACGTCGATACGGCCAATTATTACCTCTATCTGGTGCAGGAAGACGGGCAGGCGATGCGTTATGGCGTCGGTTTGGGCCGGGAAGGGTTCGGCTGGTCGGGCCGCGGGACGATCGAGTTCAAGCGCCGGTGGCCGACCTGGACGCCGCCCGCCGCGATGATCGAGCGCCAGCCCGAACTCGAGGAGTGGCGCAACGGTCAGCCAGGCGGCCTCGACAACCCGCTTGGCGCGCGTGCCCTCTACATTTTCCAGAATGGCCGCGACACCCTTTATCGCATTCACGGCACCCCGGAGCCCTGGACCATCGGGACCAACGTCTCCTCGGGCTGCGTACGCCTGATGAACCAGGATATCATGGATCTCTATTCACGCGTTTCGACAGGCAACACGCTTATCGTTGCCTGA